The Raphanus sativus cultivar WK10039 chromosome 2, ASM80110v3, whole genome shotgun sequence genome includes a region encoding these proteins:
- the LOC108843555 gene encoding probable nucleoredoxin 3 yields the protein MAVTADYQVQFPENDDIYSILAAEGIEFLLSHSGEVPLEYIHGKTICLFFSANWCRPCKDFTPELVKLYESLQKRGEELEIIFVSFDHDMTSFYEHFWSMSWLAVPFSLSLRNKLIDKYRVARIPSLVPLYPDEISVDDDVIGLIEDYGPEAFPFTKKRKEELKAIDDAKRVGGQLEKLLAHESRNYIVSRNGSKVLVSELVGKTIGLYFGAHWCPPFRSFTSQLIDVYNELATSTKGSFEVILVSTDRDSREFNINMTNMPWLAIPYEDRRTRQDLCRIFNIKLIPALVIIGPEGKTVNTNAREMVSLYGSRSYPFTESRIVELEACLKKEGDSFPRKVKDEKHAHELKLDMAKGYVCDFCKKQGKFWAFSCDACDYDLHPTCVEEQEASLV from the exons ATGGCAGTAACAGCAGATTACCAAGTCCAGTTTCCCGAAAACGATGATATATACTCTATACTAGCAGCTGAAGGGATTGAGTTCCTTTTGTCACATAGTGGAGAG GTGCCACTGGAATACATTCACGGCAAAACGATCTGTCTCTTCTTCTCTGCAAACTGGTGCAGACCATGCAAGGACTTCACTCCAGAACTGGTAAAACTATACGAGAGTCTCCAGAAGCGAGGAGAAGAACTCGAGATCATCTTTGTCTCGTTTGATCATGATATGACTTCGTTCTACGAACACTTCTGGTCCATGTCATGGCTCGCGGTTCCTTTCAGTTTAAGCCTACGCAACAAGTTAATTGACAAGTACAGGGTTGCTCGTATCCCGTCGCTTGTTCCTCTATATCCAGACGAGATCTCGGTTGATGACGACGTTATTGGTCTGATTGAAGACTATGGTCCTGAAGCATTTCCTTTCactaagaagagaaaagaagaactCAAAGCTATTGATGACGCCAAGCGCGTTGGAGGACAGCTAGAGAAACTCCTTGCCCATGAGTCCCGAAATTACATTGTTTCTAGAAATGGAAGTAAG GTACTAGTATCTGAGCTTGTGGGGAAGACCATAGGTTTATACTTTGGTGCACACTGGTGTCCGCCTTTTAGATCCTTCACTTCTCAGCTCATAGATGTGTACAACGAGCTTGCTACCTCCACAAAAGGCTCCTTCGAAGTCATCTTAGTCTCAACAGACAGAGACTCGAGAGAGTTCAACATCAACATGACCAACATGCCGTGGCTTGCAATCCCTTACGAGGACAGAAGAACAAGACAAGATCTCTGTAGAATCTTCAACATCAAACTCATACCTGCATTGGTCATCATAGGACCCGAAGGGAAAACGGTGAACACGAACGCGAGAGAAATGGTGTCGCTGTACGGATCAAGGAGTTATCCGTTCACGGAGTCGAGGATCGTTGAGTTGGAAGCTTGTTTGAAGAAAGAAGGGGACTCGTTTCCGAGGAAAGTGAAAGATGAGAAACATGCGCATGAGCTGAAGCTGGATATGGCCAAGGGTTATGTGTGTGATTTCTGTAAGAAGCAAGGTAAGTTTTGGGCGTTTTCTTGTGATGCTTGCGATTATGATCTTCATCCTACTTGTGTGGAAGAACAAGAAGCATCGTTGGTTTAG
- the LOC108839559 gene encoding probable LRR receptor-like serine/threonine-protein kinase At4g31250, translated as MIRHDKPAVVCLSSLLVLLAFSFTVPISGNGDADALLKFKSSLVNATVLTGWDSNDPPCTGKKGSDSKWKGVMCSAGVVYALRLENMSLAGTLDVQALGSMRSLRSVSFMRNRFEGPIPSGLGGLAFLVHLYLAHNRFSGEIDGGLFAGMKDLVKVHLEGNMFSGYIPESLGKLPKLTEVNLEDNLFTGKIPPFDQSNLVTVNVANNRLEGRIPFNLGLMNITFFLGNKGLCGPPLLRCRYTGPPLVTVFLLALTVLAVVVLITVFCSICILSRRQRKGGNEHDHAPQSHGLGTIYGPTEQQQQSEKSSQDSKVYRKLANEVVKRDSTATSSSVLSERGLPREEDHKGGGGGDQRKLHFVRNDQEKFTLQDMLRASAEVLGSGGFGSSYKAALTSGRAVVVKRFRFMSNIGREEFYDHMKKIGRLSHPNLLPLIAFHYRKDEKLFVTDYIPNGSLANLLHANRTPGQVVLDWPIRLKIARGVTRGLAYLYRTFPDLNLPHGHLKSSNVLLDHDFEPLLTDYALVPVVNKDQSHQFMVAYKSPEFTQQDRTSRKSDVWSLGILILEILTGKFPANYLRQGKGADDELAAWVESVARTEWNADVFDKEMHAGKEQEGQMLKLLKIGLRCCDWDVERRMELHEAVDRIEEVDHREAGGSQESFRSSYVTASDGDNRFSRAMTGEFSLA; from the exons ATGATCCGTCATGACAAACCTGCTGTGGTATGTTTATCCTCTCTTTTAGTATTACTCGCCTTCAGCTTCACCGTTCCTATCTCCGGGAACGGTGACGCTGATGCTCTTTTGAAGTTCAAGTCATCTCTCGTGAACGCCACCGTCCTCACCGGGTGGGACTCTAACGATCCTCCTTGCACCGGGAAAAAAGGAAGCGACTCGAAATGGAAAGGAGTGATGTGTTCCGCTGGCGTCGTCTACGCTCTCCGTCTCGAGAACATGAGCCTCGCGGGGACGCTTGACGTGCAAGCGCTCGGGTCGATGCGGAGTCTCAGGAGCGTCAGCTTCATGCGCAACCGTTTCGAAGGTCCGATACCGAGTGGACTCGGCGGGCTTGCATTTCTAGTGCATCTTTACTTGGCGCATAACCGGTTCTCGGGAGAGATCGACGGTGGTTTGTTTGCCGGAATGAAGGATCTTGTGAAGGTTCATCTTGAAGGAAACATGTTTTCCGGTTATATTCCCGAGTCGTTGGGGAAACTGCCGAAGCTGACTGAGGTTAATCTTGAGGATAATTTGTTCACCGGGAAGATACCACCGTTTGATCAGAGTAATCTCGTTACCGTTAACGTTGCTAACAATCGATTAGAGGGTCGTATTCCATTTAATCTTGGCCTCATGAACATCACCTTCTTCTtag GTAACAAGGGGCTGTGTGGACCGCCTTTGCTTCGCTGCAGATACACTGGTCCGCCGTTGGTCACGGTGTTTCTCCTCGCTCTCACCGTCCTCGCCGTCGTAGTCCTCATAACCGTCTTCTGCTCCATTTGCATCCTCAGCCGTCGTCAACGCAAAGGAGGGAACGAACACGATCACGCCCCTCAAAGCCACGGACTCGGCACAATCTATGGACCAACcgagcaacaacaacaaagtgAGAAGAGCTCGCAAGACTCCAAGGTGTACAGGAAGCTAGCCAACGAAGTCGTGAAGCGAGACTCAACAGCAACATCATCATCAGTGTTATCCGAGAGAGGTCTGCCTCGAGAGGAAGATCAcaagggaggaggaggaggagatcaACGGAAGCTGCATTTCGTTAGGAACGATCAGGAGAAGTTCACGCTCCAGGATATGCTCCGTGCGTCGGCGGAGGTTCTCGGCAGCGGGGGGTTCGGATCGTCGTACAAGGCGGCTCTGACGAGCGGGCGTGCGGTGGTTGTGAAGAGGTTTAGGTTTATGAGTAATATCGGGAGGGAAGAGTTTTACGATCATATGAAGAAGATCGGACGGTTGTCTCACCCTAATCTCCTTCCGTTGATCGCTTTCCACTACAGGAAAGATGAGAAGCTTTTCGTCACTGATTACATTCCCAATGGCAGCCTCGCCAATCTCCTCCATG CGAACCGGACACCCGGTCAGGTGGTTTTGGATTGGCCGATCCGGCTAAAGATTGCAAGAGGAGTCACCAGAGGTTTAGCTTATCTCTACAGAACATTCCCCGATCTGAACCTCCCTCACGGCCATCTCAAATCATCCAACGTGTTGCTTGACCACGACTTCGAGCCGCTACTAACGGACTACGCTCTCGTGCCGGTAGTCAACAAAGATCAATCTCACCAGTTCATGGTGGCGTACAAGTCACCAGAGTTCACTCAGCAAGACCGAACATCAAGAAAGTCTGACGTCTGGAGCTTGGGAATCTTAATCCTCGAGATACTGACGGGGAAGTTTCCGGCGAACTATCTCCGGCAAGGGAAGGGAGCTGATGACGAGCTAGCTGCATGGGTTGAGTCGGTAGCGAGAACAGAGTGGAATGCTGACGTGTTTGACAAGGAGATGCATGCAGGGAAAGAACAGGAAGGGCAGATGTTGAAGCTGCTCAAGATTGGGTTGAGATGTTGTGACTGGGACGTGGAGAGGAGAATGGAGCTTCACGAGGCTGTTGATCGGATAGAGGAAGTTGATCACAGAGAGGCGGGTGGAAGTCAAGAGAGTTTTCGATCTTCGTACGTGACAGCTAGTGATGGTGATAATCGTTTTTCAAGAGCCATGACTGGGGAGTTCTCGCTTGCGTAA
- the LOC108828905 gene encoding gamma-glutamylcyclotransferase 2-2 — MVMWVFGYGSLVWNPGFHYDEKVLGFIKGYKRVFDLACIDHRGTPEHPARTCTLEKDEEAICWGAAFCVRGGPEEERLAMEYLERRECEYDLKTCVDFYKEDDPLKPSVTGVIVFTSTPDKVSNKYYLGPAPLEDMARQIATANGPCGNNRDYLFLLEKAMHDIGHEEDYVIELANEVRKVLAESSTMKVTPVKEPRASRVSNKSKSNVPTAHQILPYQPEAVATTI, encoded by the exons ATGGTGATGTGGGTCTTTGGTTATGGCTCTCTTGTGTGGAACCCAGGATTTCATTACGACGAGAAAGTGTTGGGTTTCATCAAGGGATATAAACGTGTCTTTGATCTTG CTTGCATTGATCACAGAGGTACACCAGAACACCCTGCAAGAACTTGCACACTCGAGAAAGATGAAGAAGCCATATGC TGGGGTGCTGCTTTCTGTGTCCGTGGAGGGCCAGAAGAAGAACGTCTGGCTATGGAG TACTTGGAACGTAGAGAGTGTGAATATGATCTCAAGACATGTGTAGACTTTTACAAA GAAGATGATCCCCTGAAGCCATCTGTAACTGGAGTGATAGT ATTCACTTCTACTCCAGACAAGGTCTCCAACAAGTATTACCTTGGACCTGCGCCATTAGAAGACATGGCAAG ACAAATTGCGACAGCCAATGGACCATGTGGTAACAATAGAGATTATCTCTTCCTGCTAGAGAAGGCAATGCATGACATCG GGCATGAGGAGGATTATGTAATAGAGCTGGCGAACGAGGTGAGGAAAGTTCTCGCAGAGTCCTCGACGATGAAAGTGACACCGGTGAAGGAACCAAGAGCGAGCCGTGTGTCTAACAAGTCAAAGAGCAATGTCCCCACGGCTCATCAGATACTTCCTTATcaaccggaagctgttgccACTACGATATAG